In a genomic window of Flammeovirga agarivorans:
- a CDS encoding ABC transporter permease, whose translation MSIYEVHKSPSHFIKKRFQKNKPAVVSTIYIIALSFVAVLGYLIMPDDSHFANDGLLEVPKKPPMFTVKVLKQRKNIHIPTPSVFEKIIEGEENRYQDIPIVGDPIIERDSVFFIVYPGLEKRSLHTTTRLELSLPLIDVVKSIYASPSQKLGINLAHNYVIRKDDVIYLDGLQNVRTVSKQELLNEFNEKCLQMRTFVLGTDKIGRDVLSRLIFGTRVSLTIGFISLIISLSIGILIGATSGYFGGVIDRIAMWLMTITWSIPAIMLVVAVRLAIQSEDIWVTFVAVGITMWVDVARVVRGQILSIKQKDYIEATKALGFSNYKIIMHHILPNILGPLAVICASNFASAILIEAGLSFLGLGGPPTMPSWGTMIKEGLSELTPTGHWHLIIFPCLAISLTVLAFNLIGNGLRDAYDPHSNSNN comes from the coding sequence ATGAGTATATACGAAGTACATAAGTCACCTTCTCACTTCATCAAAAAGAGATTTCAGAAAAACAAACCTGCTGTAGTTTCAACAATATATATTATTGCTTTGAGCTTTGTTGCAGTGTTGGGTTATCTCATTATGCCCGATGATTCGCATTTCGCTAATGACGGCTTACTTGAAGTACCCAAGAAACCTCCAATGTTTACAGTGAAGGTTTTAAAACAACGCAAAAACATACATATTCCTACACCTTCAGTTTTTGAAAAAATTATAGAAGGTGAAGAAAATCGTTATCAAGATATTCCAATTGTAGGTGATCCAATAATTGAAAGAGACTCCGTTTTCTTTATCGTCTACCCTGGCTTGGAAAAAAGATCTTTACATACAACCACTCGCCTAGAATTAAGTTTACCACTGATTGATGTTGTAAAATCAATTTATGCATCACCTTCACAAAAGCTTGGTATTAACTTGGCTCACAATTATGTCATTCGAAAAGATGACGTGATATACCTAGATGGATTACAGAATGTTAGGACCGTCAGTAAACAAGAACTTTTGAATGAGTTCAATGAGAAATGTTTGCAAATGCGCACATTTGTTTTGGGTACCGATAAAATTGGTCGCGATGTCCTTAGTAGACTAATTTTCGGCACAAGGGTATCCCTGACCATAGGTTTTATCTCGCTGATTATTTCACTTAGTATTGGTATATTAATAGGAGCTACTTCAGGTTACTTTGGAGGAGTGATTGATAGAATTGCAATGTGGTTAATGACCATCACTTGGTCTATTCCTGCTATTATGTTAGTAGTTGCTGTTCGCCTTGCCATCCAAAGTGAAGATATATGGGTCACATTTGTAGCAGTTGGTATTACAATGTGGGTCGATGTGGCCAGAGTTGTAAGAGGGCAAATTCTTTCTATAAAACAGAAAGACTATATCGAAGCAACTAAAGCATTAGGCTTCTCCAACTATAAAATCATTATGCACCATATTTTACCCAATATTTTGGGGCCTTTAGCTGTAATATGTGCATCAAATTTTGCTTCTGCGATCCTTATTGAAGCAGGATTAAGTTTCCTAGGTTTAGGAGGACCTCCAACTATGCCATCTTGGGGAACAATGATTAAAGAGGGTTTAAGTGAATTAACCCCTACCGGACATTGGCATCTTATTATTTTCCCTTGTCTTGCTATTAGCCTTACTGTTTTGGCTTTTAACTTGATTGGAAATGGGTTACGTGATGCCTATGATCCACATTCAAATTCGAACAATTAA